The proteins below are encoded in one region of Leptospira montravelensis:
- a CDS encoding DoxX family membrane protein gives MNPLDTFFRIVLGIIFILFGFSKFYAFMPTPPMTPAAANFIAAIISTGYLWNLVGIIEIIGGILVLYQKTTVTGLLILSPIVINIVLYLGFLQYSIGPAPFLMILFLLVSTCYLACKRLNQWKKLFLPN, from the coding sequence ATGAATCCTTTGGACACCTTTTTTAGAATTGTATTGGGAATTATTTTTATCCTATTCGGATTTAGCAAGTTTTACGCTTTTATGCCTACGCCTCCCATGACACCGGCGGCTGCGAATTTTATTGCTGCCATTATTTCAACAGGTTATTTGTGGAATCTTGTAGGTATCATCGAAATTATTGGCGGAATTCTTGTTCTTTATCAAAAGACAACGGTCACTGGTTTATTGATTTTATCTCCAATTGTAATTAACATTGTATTATATTTAGGGTTTTTACAATACAGTATTGGACCTGCCCCGTTTCTTATGATTCTATTTTTGCTCGTAAGCACTTGTTACTTAGCTTGTAAACGTTTAAACCAATGGAAAAAATTATTTTTACCAAATTAG
- a CDS encoding glutathione S-transferase, with protein MKLRNNCHSYIFLVIRKNMIELFEFALSGNCYKVKLLLSFLNLKYESRIVNLLEKEHKTSSFLAMNPFGQIPVLKDKGILLRDSQGILVYLAQTYGGTNWFPTEPLHTAEVIAWLSTAANEVSRGPATLRAHYLLGRPINLEEAKSVTENLLSILENRLSNQNWLVTDSITIADLAIYPYIALCHQGKVDLSDYGNIRKWMLQIENMPGYITMPGLAE; from the coding sequence ATGAAGTTAAGAAATAATTGCCATTCGTATATATTTTTAGTTATTAGAAAAAATATGATTGAATTATTCGAATTTGCTTTATCTGGAAATTGCTACAAAGTTAAGTTATTGTTGTCTTTTTTGAATTTAAAATATGAAAGTCGAATCGTTAATCTTTTAGAAAAAGAACACAAAACTAGTTCTTTTTTGGCTATGAATCCATTTGGTCAAATTCCTGTGTTAAAAGATAAGGGAATTCTACTTCGAGATAGCCAAGGAATTTTAGTATATTTAGCGCAAACTTATGGTGGAACAAATTGGTTCCCAACGGAACCTTTACATACTGCCGAGGTAATCGCTTGGCTATCAACCGCTGCAAACGAAGTTTCGCGTGGACCTGCTACACTACGAGCGCATTATTTGTTGGGACGTCCAATAAATCTTGAAGAAGCAAAATCTGTAACAGAAAACCTTCTATCTATCTTAGAAAATAGACTTTCAAATCAAAATTGGTTAGTCACAGATTCCATTACCATTGCTGATCTAGCAATTTATCCTTATATTGCACTTTGTCATCAAGGAAAAGTTGATTTATCAGACTATGGGAATATTCGGAAATGGATGTTGCAAATAGAAAATATGCCAGGGTATATTACTATGCCTGGATTAGCTGAATAG
- a CDS encoding HigA family addiction module antitoxin: MNKELMNIHPGEILLEDFLKPMELSAYKLAQSTLIDQKRISEIIHGKRAITADTALRFSKFFGNSPEFWLSIQAHYDLEIKQYELKNELRAIKKYKELKAS, translated from the coding sequence ATGAATAAAGAACTTATGAACATTCATCCTGGGGAAATTCTATTAGAAGACTTTCTTAAACCGATGGAATTATCTGCTTACAAACTTGCGCAAAGTACTCTTATCGATCAAAAAAGAATTAGTGAAATTATTCATGGGAAAAGAGCAATTACAGCAGATACAGCTCTGCGTTTCTCTAAATTCTTCGGAAATTCTCCTGAGTTCTGGCTCTCGATTCAAGCTCATTATGATTTAGAAATCAAACAATATGAATTGAAAAATGAGTTAAGAGCAATAAAAAAATATAAAGAGCTTAAAGCCAGTTAA
- a CDS encoding integrase core domain-containing protein codes for MPEKATRPNHVWTVDFKGWWYTPEVNPLTVRDDFSKYILSIKTLKKGDIPSVKAEFIRLFKIYGIPDIIRSDNGPPFASMQSLWGLTKLSVWWLSLGIKLDRFQPGKPYQNGAHERMHRDMARELQHEIVGNITLFQKLFDKWRIDFNRNRPHEALGMKTPEQIYVKSDKLFDPNADLLISYPYGFKQRHVNDRGYINWNGHLVMVGNPFNGFNVGIKNENDSVSIWFGSNKLGFIDQNLFLIISDPNSYKVHKPRKINKKCYPSHDA; via the coding sequence ATGCCCGAGAAAGCTACCAGACCTAATCATGTTTGGACTGTTGACTTTAAAGGATGGTGGTATACTCCGGAAGTTAATCCTCTCACTGTTCGAGACGATTTCTCCAAATACATTCTCTCTATAAAGACTCTTAAGAAAGGGGACATTCCTTCCGTTAAGGCCGAATTTATTAGGTTATTTAAAATCTATGGGATTCCGGATATCATTCGCTCTGACAATGGTCCTCCATTCGCTTCTATGCAGTCCCTTTGGGGACTCACTAAACTCTCTGTTTGGTGGCTCTCCCTAGGAATCAAACTTGATCGATTTCAACCTGGAAAACCTTACCAGAATGGCGCTCATGAGCGCATGCATAGGGACATGGCTCGCGAACTACAACATGAGATCGTGGGAAACATCACTCTCTTCCAAAAACTATTCGACAAGTGGAGAATCGATTTTAATAGAAACAGACCACATGAAGCTCTAGGTATGAAAACTCCTGAACAGATCTATGTGAAGTCAGATAAACTATTCGATCCAAATGCTGATTTACTCATCTCATATCCTTATGGCTTCAAGCAAAGACATGTCAATGACAGAGGATACATTAATTGGAATGGGCACCTCGTTATGGTTGGAAATCCTTTTAACGGATTTAATGTCGGGATCAAAAATGAAAACGATTCTGTTTCCATTTGGTTCGGTTCTAATAAGCTGGGGTTCATCGATCAAAATTTATTCTTGATCATTTCTGATCCTAACTCATACAAAGTTCATAAACCAAGAAAGATAAATAAAAAGTGTTACCCTTCTCATGACGCATAA
- a CDS encoding type II toxin-antitoxin system VapB family antitoxin encodes MHIMRTTIDIPEELVLEAMKLTHIKTKTDVIKEGLNTLIRKEKLKNLKNFKGTIDLDINLNDLRKR; translated from the coding sequence ATGCATATAATGAGAACAACAATAGATATACCAGAAGAGTTAGTTTTAGAAGCAATGAAACTTACACACATCAAAACTAAAACAGATGTAATCAAAGAAGGTTTGAATACATTAATTAGAAAAGAAAAGTTGAAAAACCTAAAAAATTTCAAAGGAACGATCGATCTTGACATAAACCTTAATGATTTAAGAAAAAGATGA
- a CDS encoding putative toxin-antitoxin system toxin component, PIN family: protein MLKVLLDTNIYISAILFNGKPKLVLQDLIDEVFVGYISNEILNEIEETLAKPKFKLPNDFIQFTIEEIRGSTTITKNKPLKDYLNLRDRDDFHILETAFSANIDFIITGDKDLLTLEKIKGLKIITPDEYLRIKDELR, encoded by the coding sequence ATGCTTAAAGTTCTCCTAGATACAAACATTTACATTTCTGCGATTCTATTTAATGGAAAACCTAAGCTTGTTTTACAAGATTTAATAGACGAGGTTTTTGTTGGATATATTTCAAATGAAATTCTCAATGAAATTGAAGAAACTTTAGCGAAACCTAAGTTTAAACTTCCAAATGACTTTATTCAGTTCACAATTGAAGAAATCAGAGGCTCTACAACTATTACTAAAAATAAACCTCTAAAGGATTATTTAAATCTAAGAGATAGAGATGATTTTCACATTCTTGAAACTGCTTTTTCTGCAAATATAGATTTCATAATTACTGGTGATAAAGACTTACTTACTCTTGAAAAAATCAAAGGTTTAAAAATAATTACACCTGATGAATACTTAAGAATAAAAGACGAACTTAGATAA
- a CDS encoding DUF4304 domain-containing protein — MGAKEFKNLSRLHLSPKLKEMGWNGDGFNFYKTTNNIIQIFGIYGSWIGGTIYCETAIHFNLIPDLAGNIQPAKIRFNSCLIRERLTRNGFGSSGWKLKEKEEDNISSILQIQNSFEKFGLEFYKEFENFPKPFDSINPEDIQTKRNLRVLEKYYIHNEIYFLWLLLEINCKMKRLNVANRFSQIGLEKVNIHFQKLISNIKDDKQKLITEENWKKMKENFRIKNFV, encoded by the coding sequence ATGGGTGCAAAAGAATTTAAAAATCTCTCTCGTTTACATCTATCTCCTAAATTAAAAGAAATGGGGTGGAATGGAGACGGTTTTAACTTTTACAAAACAACAAATAATATAATTCAAATTTTCGGAATTTATGGATCTTGGATAGGTGGAACAATTTACTGTGAAACTGCAATTCATTTTAATTTAATACCAGATCTGGCTGGAAATATTCAACCAGCAAAAATCAGATTTAATAGTTGCCTAATCCGGGAAAGATTAACTCGGAATGGTTTTGGAAGTTCAGGTTGGAAATTAAAAGAAAAGGAAGAAGATAATATCTCATCAATTCTTCAAATTCAAAATTCATTCGAAAAATTTGGATTAGAATTTTACAAAGAGTTCGAAAATTTTCCCAAACCATTTGATTCTATCAATCCCGAAGATATTCAAACTAAAAGAAATCTAAGAGTATTGGAGAAGTATTATATTCATAATGAAATATATTTTCTCTGGTTATTACTAGAAATAAATTGCAAAATGAAAAGACTTAATGTTGCAAATCGATTCTCTCAAATCGGCCTGGAAAAAGTAAACATTCACTTTCAGAAATTAATCAGCAATATAAAAGACGATAAACAAAAACTAATAACAGAAGAAAATTGGAAAAAAATGAAAGAAAACTTTCGAATAAAAAACTTCGTATAA
- a CDS encoding CopG family ribbon-helix-helix protein, with the protein MNQTVNISFEKTLLKEIDKIAKREHRSRSELIREAARTYIEKKSKWQAIFDFGTKSVEKSNITEADIFGEIKAVRRNRKVS; encoded by the coding sequence ATGAATCAGACTGTAAATATCTCTTTCGAAAAAACTCTCTTAAAAGAAATCGATAAAATTGCAAAAAGAGAGCATAGATCCAGATCTGAACTGATTCGTGAGGCAGCAAGGACTTACATTGAGAAAAAATCTAAGTGGCAAGCTATCTTCGATTTCGGCACTAAATCTGTTGAAAAATCAAATATTACAGAAGCTGACATTTTTGGAGAAATTAAAGCTGTTAGAAGAAATAGAAAAGTTTCTTAA
- a CDS encoding SRPBCC family protein produces the protein MGIYHKIGVKAVAKDVINALTTKTGLANWWTKDVSGNFFSGISAVGDLISFGFGHGNAIEMKVQDITANHVLWECISGPEDWIGSHIDFHLNMGKAATGEELTILYFRHKDWKKESEFTAHCSMKWATFLLSLKNLIEIGVGKPSPDDIKIDDIN, from the coding sequence ATGGGGATATATCACAAAATAGGGGTTAAGGCAGTAGCTAAAGATGTAATCAATGCACTGACCACAAAAACAGGATTAGCCAATTGGTGGACGAAGGACGTCAGTGGAAATTTTTTTTCCGGAATTTCTGCTGTAGGAGATTTGATTTCATTTGGGTTTGGGCATGGTAATGCTATTGAAATGAAAGTGCAGGATATAACGGCAAATCACGTTTTATGGGAATGTATATCTGGACCAGAAGATTGGATCGGTTCCCATATTGATTTCCATTTGAATATGGGAAAGGCTGCCACAGGAGAAGAATTGACAATTTTATACTTTCGACATAAAGATTGGAAGAAAGAGTCAGAGTTTACTGCTCATTGTAGTATGAAATGGGCAACCTTTCTTCTCAGCTTAAAGAACTTAATTGAAATTGGAGTTGGAAAACCTTCACCTGATGATATCAAAATTGATGATATAAATTGA
- a CDS encoding PIN domain-containing protein encodes MNQVLLDSSVWIEYFRDSNSKVSYEVDKLIDIGNIFTNDLILTEIIPFLKIKKQNQLIQILDSIESFEMNIDWKQIIEFQTTNLKNGINKIGIPDLLILQNTIQNHCSLFTLDKHFKLMSKVHKLDLYN; translated from the coding sequence ATGAATCAGGTTTTATTAGATTCTTCTGTTTGGATCGAATATTTTAGAGATTCTAATTCTAAAGTCTCTTACGAGGTTGATAAACTGATCGATATTGGAAACATTTTTACAAATGATTTAATTTTGACTGAAATAATTCCATTTCTTAAAATCAAAAAACAAAATCAATTAATTCAAATTCTGGATTCTATTGAAAGTTTTGAAATGAATATAGATTGGAAGCAAATAATCGAATTTCAGACCACAAACCTTAAAAATGGAATCAATAAAATTGGCATTCCAGATTTACTGATTCTTCAAAATACAATTCAAAATCATTGCTCCCTATTCACTTTAGATAAACATTTCAAACTAATGAGCAAAGTCCATAAGCTTGATCTTTATAATTAG
- a CDS encoding dual specificity protein phosphatase family protein has protein sequence MSKSERIYCAGPMFNPSEINELAAISKHLESLGYSTFLPPRDGLEIAELFKVIPKSRDIVPEEEQGWAKYYLKSAIFAIDVYNVIERCDGVVLNLNGRVPDEGGIIEATLAFAAGKPVVFYKTDYRTKLFGEDNLMVTGLARSVPYVENLKDLEQALDLSFDILRRRGGIGGPLPASTNIWVELGRQVFDYLLQLRGSENYKTGKINQIDIIHQLIGILARSNSLESPAVVETAKPDEVIDGLYISGLQASLNKKELQKNGITHILSLGSFLDDPHKGEFNHKSFRILDNKSESLSTILQECMEFIEEGRKNGKVLVHCLSGVSRSAAIVTAYLAKTNGTSVDDSMQFLKTKRNVININEGFREQLRALV, from the coding sequence ATGTCAAAATCAGAAAGAATTTATTGCGCGGGCCCAATGTTTAATCCTTCCGAAATCAACGAACTTGCCGCAATATCGAAACATCTGGAATCTCTAGGCTATTCTACATTCCTACCACCGAGAGATGGCTTAGAAATAGCTGAGTTATTTAAGGTAATACCAAAATCAAGAGATATTGTACCCGAAGAAGAACAAGGCTGGGCAAAATATTATCTAAAATCAGCAATTTTTGCAATAGATGTTTATAATGTTATCGAACGATGCGATGGTGTCGTATTAAATTTGAATGGAAGAGTTCCTGACGAAGGTGGAATTATTGAAGCAACTCTTGCCTTCGCAGCTGGAAAGCCAGTAGTTTTTTATAAGACAGATTATCGAACCAAACTATTTGGCGAAGACAACTTGATGGTAACTGGTTTAGCAAGAAGTGTCCCTTATGTAGAAAATTTAAAAGATTTAGAACAAGCATTAGATTTAAGTTTTGATATTCTTAGGAGACGAGGTGGTATCGGTGGTCCACTGCCTGCTTCCACAAATATCTGGGTAGAACTTGGACGACAAGTTTTCGATTACCTACTTCAACTACGAGGGTCCGAAAATTATAAAACAGGAAAAATCAATCAGATCGATATTATCCACCAACTCATTGGAATTCTTGCAAGGAGTAATTCATTAGAGAGTCCGGCAGTTGTTGAGACTGCAAAACCTGATGAAGTAATTGACGGCCTGTACATTAGTGGCTTACAAGCTTCTTTAAATAAGAAAGAACTACAAAAAAATGGAATTACACATATATTATCTCTAGGATCTTTTTTAGATGACCCTCATAAAGGTGAATTCAATCATAAATCATTCCGAATCTTAGACAATAAATCAGAATCATTATCTACAATACTTCAAGAATGTATGGAATTTATCGAAGAAGGAAGGAAAAACGGAAAAGTCCTTGTACATTGTCTATCAGGTGTTTCCAGGAGTGCTGCTATTGTAACTGCATACTTAGCAAAAACAAACGGAACTTCTGTAGATGATTCTATGCAATTTCTAAAGACGAAACGGAATGTTATTAATATAAATGAAGGATTTCGCGAGCAATTACGAGCGCTTGTGTAA
- a CDS encoding HigA family addiction module antitoxin, whose amino-acid sequence MKRLANIHPGQILSEEFLTPLNITAYRLAKETGIPQTRISQILLYKRSISADTAIRLSKFFGTTPQFWLGLQNDYDLEEEMLKKQKEFNGIHNYKDLAKAS is encoded by the coding sequence ATGAAACGTTTAGCAAACATACATCCTGGACAAATTCTATCGGAAGAGTTTCTTACTCCATTGAATATAACTGCCTATCGCCTTGCTAAGGAAACTGGTATTCCACAAACAAGAATCAGTCAAATTCTACTTTATAAAAGATCAATTTCTGCTGATACGGCAATACGCTTATCAAAATTTTTTGGAACTACTCCACAATTCTGGCTTGGTTTACAAAATGATTATGATCTGGAAGAAGAAATGTTGAAAAAACAAAAAGAATTTAACGGAATTCACAATTACAAAGATCTAGCAAAAGCTTCTTAA
- a CDS encoding antibiotic biosynthesis monooxygenase: protein MEAKEKTTPINIQGATVIISHRVLIGKEKKYEEWLEVISSYCRAANGFLDWQVIKPIPNLTVTYTFIIRFNSEINLQNWMNSFQRSHLIQEISDSLESGDQYDTRNGLDFLFSFETQSIKPPLRWKQFLITWSAIFPLVNIVPIFILPALRYIIPYENRLLDSFFISACIVYLMVFVIMPKYTSLIRTWLYKRP from the coding sequence ATGGAAGCTAAAGAAAAAACTACGCCAATTAATATACAAGGTGCTACAGTAATCATTTCGCATCGTGTTTTGATAGGCAAAGAAAAAAAATATGAAGAGTGGCTGGAAGTTATTTCTTCATATTGCCGTGCTGCGAATGGCTTTTTGGATTGGCAGGTAATTAAACCAATTCCCAATTTAACTGTTACATACACTTTTATTATTAGGTTTAATTCTGAAATAAATTTACAAAATTGGATGAACTCTTTTCAAAGGAGTCATCTTATTCAGGAAATTAGTGACTCTCTTGAAAGTGGAGATCAATACGACACAAGGAATGGTCTAGATTTTTTATTTTCATTCGAAACACAATCTATTAAGCCACCATTGCGTTGGAAACAATTTCTTATTACTTGGTCAGCTATCTTTCCATTAGTAAATATAGTTCCAATATTTATTTTGCCTGCTTTACGGTACATAATTCCATACGAAAATCGTTTATTAGATTCTTTTTTTATTTCTGCGTGCATCGTGTATTTAATGGTTTTTGTGATAATGCCAAAATATACAAGTTTGATCAGAACTTGGTTATATAAAAGACCATAA
- a CDS encoding 1-acyl-sn-glycerol-3-phosphate acyltransferase — MRRTLAFLILLIVTFLSKVFYKGHFRWLDPIPKNPWKQIRLIVFLNHTSLYEVVYSKILPFSYLWHLSGHFKIPGADTTLKRPIVGTFLKLLIPNLYSVSRKNDETWDLYLQSLKPTDIVMITPEGRMKRPTGFDKFGKPMTVRAGVADIMEKMDDGMMLLCLSGGLHHVQAPGQFFPKLFKNIHMNFSYIDIKSYKAQFPESKRERKLAIVQDLQRRLETDCPK; from the coding sequence ATGAGAAGGACACTTGCTTTTCTCATTCTTTTAATAGTAACTTTTCTTTCCAAGGTATTTTATAAAGGTCATTTTCGATGGTTAGATCCAATTCCGAAAAATCCTTGGAAACAGATCAGACTTATTGTATTCTTAAACCATACATCGTTATACGAAGTAGTCTATTCCAAGATACTCCCATTTAGTTATCTTTGGCATTTATCTGGACACTTTAAAATCCCTGGTGCAGATACCACACTTAAACGCCCGATTGTGGGAACTTTTTTGAAACTACTGATCCCTAATTTATATTCAGTTTCTAGAAAAAACGATGAGACCTGGGATCTTTACCTTCAAAGTCTTAAACCAACAGATATTGTTATGATCACCCCCGAAGGACGAATGAAGCGACCAACCGGATTTGATAAGTTTGGAAAACCTATGACAGTCAGAGCTGGTGTGGCAGATATTATGGAGAAAATGGATGATGGAATGATGTTACTTTGCTTATCTGGTGGTCTTCATCATGTGCAGGCTCCAGGACAATTTTTTCCAAAGCTATTTAAAAATATTCACATGAACTTTTCTTATATCGATATTAAATCTTATAAAGCGCAATTTCCTGAATCCAAACGGGAACGAAAACTTGCGATAGTTCAGGATCTTCAAAGAAGATTAGAAACTGATTGTCCAAAATAA
- a CDS encoding MarR family winged helix-turn-helix transcriptional regulator, whose product MFLLEDQIGFNLNRVALLFRRELIRCLREFHLTPEQWQVLAMLWQKEELTQKQIIELTLQDAPSASKMMRRMEHAGLIQVKVSKLDKRSTIINLTADGRSLQRILPKRILTHFDPILNAMSEKNRKMFLLLLKQFRKILGDEVKK is encoded by the coding sequence ATGTTTTTACTGGAAGATCAAATTGGATTTAATTTGAATCGAGTGGCTCTTTTATTTCGTCGAGAACTGATTCGTTGTCTTCGGGAATTTCACTTAACGCCCGAGCAGTGGCAGGTTTTAGCTATGTTGTGGCAAAAAGAGGAATTAACGCAAAAACAAATAATTGAATTAACCTTACAAGATGCACCTTCTGCATCAAAAATGATGCGCCGAATGGAACATGCTGGTTTGATTCAGGTAAAAGTATCCAAATTAGATAAACGTTCAACTATCATTAATCTTACTGCTGATGGAAGATCATTACAAAGGATTTTGCCAAAGAGAATCTTAACTCACTTTGATCCTATATTAAACGCAATGTCTGAGAAAAATCGCAAAATGTTTTTGCTGCTATTGAAACAATTTCGAAAAATTCTAGGCGATGAAGTTAAGAAATAA
- a CDS encoding type II toxin-antitoxin system RelE/ParE family toxin, whose amino-acid sequence MIIGFADKKTEKVWKGEFSKDLPNEVQNQGRKKLRMINNAQNIEDLKVPPGNKLEILKGNRKGQYSIRINDQWRICFYWDGNNASLVEIVDYH is encoded by the coding sequence GTGATTATAGGTTTTGCCGACAAAAAAACTGAAAAAGTTTGGAAAGGTGAGTTTTCTAAAGATTTACCAAATGAAGTTCAGAACCAAGGCAGAAAAAAACTTAGGATGATTAATAATGCTCAAAATATTGAAGACTTAAAAGTTCCTCCAGGAAATAAGTTAGAGATTCTAAAAGGTAACAGAAAAGGCCAGTATAGTATACGAATTAATGATCAATGGCGTATCTGTTTTTATTGGGACGGAAATAACGCTTCTTTAGTAGAAATTGTTGATTACCATTGA
- a CDS encoding ArsR/SmtB family transcription factor — protein sequence MVELKKKEQVLDRVFAALADHSRRQMLSRLRKGSLSITELAEPFAMSFAGVAKHIEVLTEAQLVRKIRAPEDGRSYRLELQNQTLTEASNWIIYHQEFWTNKLEKLEAFLQEKDHEQSSIKSRKKN from the coding sequence ATGGTTGAATTAAAAAAGAAAGAACAAGTATTGGACCGTGTGTTTGCAGCACTTGCAGACCATTCAAGAAGACAAATGTTATCTCGGCTTCGAAAGGGATCCTTGAGTATTACCGAGCTTGCTGAGCCCTTTGCTATGTCATTTGCAGGTGTTGCTAAACATATCGAAGTTTTAACTGAAGCACAGCTAGTGAGAAAGATTCGCGCTCCTGAAGATGGGCGTAGTTATCGTCTGGAACTTCAAAACCAAACTTTAACAGAAGCATCCAATTGGATTATTTATCATCAAGAGTTTTGGACAAATAAATTAGAAAAGTTGGAAGCATTTTTACAGGAGAAAGATCATGAACAATCAAGTATTAAGAGTAGAAAGAAAAATTAA
- a CDS encoding type II toxin-antitoxin system RelE/ParE family toxin: MIKSFRDKDTEAIWNGALSKKFPKEIQRTARRKMIHIDSAKNLDDLKTPPGNRLHHLTDDRSGQHSISINMKYRICFNWNNGSVENVEIMDYH, from the coding sequence GTGATAAAATCCTTCAGAGACAAAGATACTGAAGCTATTTGGAATGGTGCTCTATCTAAAAAATTTCCAAAGGAAATTCAAAGAACCGCGAGAAGAAAAATGATCCATATCGATAGTGCTAAAAATCTAGATGATTTAAAAACACCACCCGGAAACAGACTGCACCACCTTACTGATGACCGATCTGGACAACATTCAATAAGTATCAATATGAAATATAGAATCTGTTTTAATTGGAATAATGGTTCTGTCGAAAATGTGGAAATTATGGATTATCATTAA
- a CDS encoding DUF4256 domain-containing protein has protein sequence MSSSKKKLTVKQSVELLKELKIRFDKNKNRHKDLDWLEIQKKLEANPEKVWSLSEMERTGGEPDVVGYDQKTNEYIFFDCSIESPKDRRSFCYDHKALKERKENKPKNSAIGMANEMGINLLTESQYKELQTLGNFDTKTSSWILTPSNIRNLGGALFGDLRYDTVFIYHNGAESYYAARGFRGSLRV, from the coding sequence ATGAGCAGTAGTAAAAAAAAGTTAACAGTTAAACAATCAGTTGAACTATTGAAAGAATTAAAGATTCGTTTCGATAAAAATAAAAATAGACATAAAGATCTCGATTGGCTGGAAATACAAAAAAAACTCGAAGCTAATCCTGAAAAAGTTTGGTCGCTCAGTGAAATGGAAAGAACCGGCGGAGAACCAGATGTAGTCGGATACGATCAAAAGACAAACGAATATATTTTTTTTGACTGTTCAATTGAATCACCAAAAGACAGGCGAAGTTTTTGTTATGATCACAAAGCATTAAAGGAACGTAAAGAAAACAAACCGAAAAATTCCGCCATTGGCATGGCAAATGAAATGGGCATCAACTTGTTAACAGAAAGCCAATACAAAGAATTGCAAACATTGGGTAACTTTGATACAAAAACATCAAGCTGGATACTCACACCTTCTAATATTCGAAATTTAGGTGGAGCATTATTCGGAGACTTACGTTATGATACTGTTTTCATTTATCACAACGGCGCCGAATCTTACTATGCTGCCCGAGGATTCCGAGGATCTCTTCGTGTATAA
- a CDS encoding SRPBCC family protein: MNNQVLRVERKINADAKRLFRAWLNAEDFSRWFLSGELIGIESVTLEPRPGGKFLINMSLNGEILPHTGEYIKIEEPHTLIFTWRSHATENRDTLVTVTFTELSNEKSENSEVSLKHPTTLITLVHEMLSDEIQIKNHNHGWTSILEGLNKWCE, from the coding sequence ATGAACAATCAAGTATTAAGAGTAGAAAGAAAAATTAATGCTGATGCAAAAAGATTATTTCGGGCATGGCTCAATGCAGAGGATTTTTCACGTTGGTTTTTATCCGGTGAATTGATAGGGATTGAATCGGTTACTTTAGAACCGCGACCCGGTGGAAAGTTTCTAATCAATATGAGTCTCAATGGAGAAATTCTTCCACATACAGGTGAATACATTAAAATTGAAGAACCGCATACATTAATTTTTACTTGGCGTTCACACGCAACTGAAAACCGTGATACGCTCGTTACAGTAACATTTACCGAGTTATCTAATGAAAAAAGTGAAAATAGTGAGGTATCATTAAAACATCCAACAACCTTGATAACCTTGGTGCATGAAATGTTATCAGACGAAATTCAAATTAAAAATCACAACCACGGATGGACAAGTATATTGGAAGGTTTGAACAAATGGTGTGAGTGA